The sequence atgagaaaatttgTGCTGCAGCCAGGTTATTTCACTGCCTTTGTTTTAAGGAtgaaggattaaaaaagaaaaaaaaggcagcgaAGTTATCCCAAAGTTTATTCCTTCTCTTCACAGTCTTACTTTTTTGCCTGTAATCTGTAATCATGTGCATGTTACTGGGTTAGGTGACTGTAAGACTTGGTGGggcaaattttaaaagtatggtAATATTTGGTTAAAAATCTCAAgctgcaaatgcaaaaaaaaagatttagaaaaGAGTAGGTTTGCATGGGAAAGTCTGTAGTTGATCGGTCTGCACCAGTATGTTCACAAGTAAGGTAAAGTTGAAGTTTTTCCCAAAGCTACTAGTCTGATTTAGATGTGTGGGACCCAGTAACTACAGTGAGAAAAACGTACCTTGGTAACTTTGAAACAGACCCAAGAATTTGCTGTTTTAAAGCAATACAGTTTGGGATTTTCTGTCAttgttaaaatttcagtttcttttaatggggctgattttccttttgaatgtGTCTGTCAGTTTGTGGTGTGCAATTTTGTCAGCTGAGCCCTCTTAACTCTCTCATAGTGTGTGTGGTTAGTCCACTTCAAATTGCCAAGTAAAATGTGTTAAAAGCCAAGGATTTATGACAGTTGAAATGAATTAAATTTCAAAGCTTGAATTTACAGCTCTATATGCAAGTGTTGCTCTTGACTTCATTAGGTACAACTTAAGATTTTTCTGTAAGCAGTTTCCAGTAATGTACAGAtacttttcctttgaagaacaGCTCTAAAAAGAAATCGTTATTGGTATAGTATATTTTACACTGTAACATCTCTTGCTgactctgggattttttttttttttttttcccattactcTTTGTCTTTCAAGTTGGATTTGAAGATTATGGACCAGACTGTGAGAGCATGAGGATAACAGCGTTCTTGGATATTCCTGGACAGGATAATTTAACTCCGCTGGCCCGTCTAGAGAAATATGCCTTCagtgataacatatttaacaGGTAAGGGTACAACAGCTACACTTGATGATGACTGAGTCTGATAGCATTGTGGATGTTAAGGTGTCACGACTTCTGTTATTATTCTCCTAAGCACGTGCctaatattatttctgtttgaataaCTTCTGTATAACATTTCCATAAAAAGAGGTTTTCATTCTTGATTATCTGAATAAGATCTCTTGACTCCATCTTTGTCTTGTTGGGATGTGGAGAAACTGTGTAACTGGTATGTCTGAATGTTCAGAGAAGAGCTTGATCTTTTTTAAGGTGCCCACTTAGATTTGATAAGTTCCCCTTGCATTCCATGTACATGTCGTTGGCAGGATATTAAGGCAATTAATATATTGTTTACTCCACAGGCAAATTATTGCCAGAGGTCTTTTGGATGTCTTTCGAGATTTCAGTAATAATGAAGAAGACTTCCTGACTGTAATGGAAATAGTGGTCAGGCTCTCTGAAGACGCAGGtttgaaagtttttttaaatttttgtaacTTACTTTACATAAGCTGCAATATAGAAGGCAATAACTTTCGATTTTGAGAAGGCAATGAGTGAACTAAAACTAAATCATCTAACAGCAATATATCAgtaaaaacaagatttttttttttcccctctgtttttcaagtattttgtaTGGTAGGTGTATAAATGAAAGGGTCTTATTTACTGTAAAGCCCgaagtaatatttttcaaggAATTCATTACATCTGAACGTGTGGTGTATGTGGCACAGAACAGTCGTGTGTTTTAATACTTCATGTGCATACATTCATGGTGACTGGGTTTTCTGGCTAGTGCTCTTATTTTATCTGATTTATTAGAGAACTGATCACAAGTCTCTGGACTGTGATGATGTGTATAAGGctgttctgttttattcagCTTTCCTTTAAGAACAGGCAATCTGAGTGGTGatatttcttgtgttttgagtattttgattttcctgttatgaaaacattaaacaaaaaaaaagatactttttgcTTAAGATACCTGATCTTAATTTCGTGTTTACTGATGtggtttttactttgtttttattactaGAACCAACTGTACGTACAGAGCTGATGGAACAAATACCTCCTATTGCtatttttctgcaagaaagTCGACCAAAATTCCCAACAGCATTTTTCGAGTACCTTATGCCCATAGTAGTGAGATACCTCACAGATGTTAACAATCAGGTAGGAAAAACAGACTACATGAGTTGAATCTTTGAAAAATTCTGTGTGGTTCAGTGAATTTCAGGCATAAGGAAGAGAGAATAGAAAATCCATGTTGATTGATATCTAGCTTTTACATAGTGCTTTGTGTTTATTGGTGTCAGCATGCTTTGCTAGGGAGGTGTGAGTGGTTTTTATACTTCCCTTAGTAGATAGTGGGAAACTTACAGGATTTGCCTAGCAGCATCTTGATATGGTCTGTTACAGGAGTCATGACTTACAAGTCCTGTCTTCTACTTCATCTTTTGGCTTCTCAGAATTTGATGAAATGTCATCAAATGATTATATTAAACTAATATTTATTACTAATTCCTTATGATGTTAAAACTGagagattttttgtttgtttttttttttttaactcatacCTGTGTGTTCATTGAAAACATGCCTTTTGTGATTCTTCTATCAGTAAATGTTTTTGCAGTGACGtactttttttggtttctttgttcATATTAATAGGTTAGAAAGGCAGGTCAAGAAGCACTGCTTATACTGCTAGAACAAGATCTTGTTGCACAGAGTGACATTGAAAATAAGGTGTGTCCAATTCTGTTGGACCTCTCTGCTCCTGACAGTGATGATGAGTACAAGGTGGAAGCTGTAAATGTAAGTTAATTTGGAAGAAATCTTAtacctttactttttctttcttttttaattgcttttattgtCTGTCTTTTAGCAGTGCTACTATAAAGGTCTTTTAGAATATAACAACTTTGTGTGAGATTTTCATAAGcataaaacccagaaaataaaaattgtactTGCATTCTTAGTGTCCTGAGAGCTTTACATTAAGCATTGAACTTAAACTTTCTATACCATTGCTATTTcagcttgttttatttcttctctatttGTTAGTCGCTCTGTTGCAAATTGAGAACCTGCTGTTGTGATACAGTTGAAGCTTAAGTGTGCTAAGCTGTTAAGCCTTGAATCTGTAGGTTTCTTAGTCATTTGTAGTGTTGAGCACCATTGAAACAATGtgaattttcaaataatttgagCAGCCAGAACTTGATGCACCATACTGAGGCTAAAATCATCTTAACTGAGTTCAAAAAGAAACCAGTGTTGTCCTGAGTACTGTTGTACTGACTACTATTTACTAATGCCTTTGGCGAAGTGTAGAGGTACTTTGGGTAAGCTTTCTCTAGGTCCTATACCTTTTGTGCGATGCAGAAATCTAGGCTTCTGTTTCAGTGAAGTGCTGGAGGAATCTGTTGGAAATAGTGCTGCTTGAGAATTGAGCTATACGGTGCAGTAATGGGGAACAAGAATGTTATCATATGCTTAAAAATGTGAAGTATCACATCTTCAAACTCAGTAGAAGTTGTTTTCCCAAAATGATGAGGGACTTTTCCCTATAGATGATTGATTATGTATTGAGCACTTGAATTGAGTATTAACAAGAACTACCACTCCTTTTCATTTATAACAGTAATTAAGATGAGGTCCAGGAATGGTGCTGACATTAAATAAAATAGGCAATCAAGCCTTTTGTGTTTATTGATTAACATAACTTGATTTTTTAGTTTAACACAacaaatctttaatttttattctgaatttttgaAAAGATCAGGTTTAGAGAGACTGTCTTTATACATCAGGATGCTAAATGATTGTCAAAATGGTACCCAGGtaaaaagagtaaaaacaaGGCTGCCAAAAACCAGCTGCATCTTGAAATTAAGATCGCTGTGTTCCCCAGCAATTTCTTTACATATGCTCTACTAGGTTTCACAGTAGTGTTGTGCAAGTATGAATGATGACCTGATCTTAATTCttaagtattttggaaaaaaaaaaaaaaattcctgttcaCTTTCAAGAAGCCAGTTGACTCCACAGAAGAATGCTGGTGTGTAATTACATTTCAGTATGGATATCTGACACTTGATGTGTAAAATAGTTTTACCAGCTagattttcctcttctttgtttGGGAGTTGGATATTTCTTAGGCAGTTTTCCAGGGCAACATCTGAGCACCAGATGCCTTTTAGGAGTTTGAAAATTTGTAGGAAAGTCCTTGAATGGTGTCTTCCTTAGCTCTTCTTTAGCATCCTATTACGAAGGCAGATGTTTCTACGAATAAAGCTTATTTTTGTGGAGGCCGAAAGCTTCAataatttttgagaaataaaagtaGAAAGATGAGTACTGTTAATCTGACAACACTTGTGTAAGCATTAAACTCCTGGTGCTGCAAGCAGAACAGTTGAGTAGAAAAGTGTGTGGGAGCCCCTTCCTTTTTCCTATTGCAAATGTAAGAATTACAGCAAGTTATCCCAGAAAGTGGGAGCTGAAAGGAAGCATACAATCCAAAGCATTGattttcacagcagaaacatGGTTTGTAATGGTAGTTGAAATTGATAGTTCCTCAGAGAAAGCTAAATTAATGAGCACGTTACTAACTTTAATTATGCTGCAATGTTAACTCCTAACATTTCTGAGGATGATTCCTGTACAGTGTGCATTAGGTCACATCTATAACTAGTTTGTCTtactctcccttttctctcctgttgtATGGCAAACCTAATTTATCATGTTTTCTGAGCCTTGAAAGAGCTGTGACTGTGCTTGTTTTTAAGTATCTGAACAGTCCTGTTAAAGCCAAGGGGCTTACTTGCATGCTTAAGCTTGAGATATTTCTACTATGCTTAAAGATTGTGATTTTGTGTGCTGGCTAGTGCCCTGGaacttctgtcttctctgtacAAAATACCAGTGTATGGCACATTGTAAAACACCTTGAAGatgtatttattaataaaagtcTATTTAACCAGATAAAAAGGACAATGAATTGTGTGCAGAAATATTATGTTCAGGCACAGTGGTGTAGAATGATTTTAAGTAAAAACTGTAGTTGTGCTTCACGTAAAATGGGTGTATGACAATACAAATAATGTGTAGCAGTTAAATCTGTTTGATGGTAGCTGCTCTCTTGCACTTGGAGGTAATTTTTAGGAGGAATATTTGGCCATGCTTACAAGCTTTATAATTTTGTTCTCCTTACTCATATTCTGTTCTTGATTTTTAGATAATCTGTAAAATGGCTTCCATGTTGAACAGAACAACAGTTGAGCACATGCTGCTTCCTCGCTTCTGTGAGCTGTGCAGTGATGGGAAATTGTTTCAAGTGCGAAAGGTTGGTGTGTTTACAACCCTAAACCACTTAATGAATTTGTATGTTGCTGTTCAAATACCTTCCTGAATAATTTAGTTATAACTTTAGCTGATGAACTTCGAAAGAGTCTGGAAGAGCACTTTTAATTTACTGACATGGTTACAGTTACTGTAGTTCAGTAAAGAAACAGATACCAGTGCTTGGTGAATAGCTTTGGTTTAGCAGTTCAACTGATCTTGCACATTTAATAGTTTTgcacaacctttttttttttaagtcaccaTGCTTGGTTACAGATGCAAACGAGTTACCTGATCTCCACCATCTTATTCCAAAACCAGAAATTCAAAAGTAATAGATATTTGAgacatctttcattttaaaataaataaataaataaattggtATTATTGAAAGGAGAAATCCAAAAAGtgtaaaacttattttaattcATGATCGAGTACAAAAGGAAACTTGTAGCATAAGAagtcttaaaatatttgagtAGATTTTGAGGGTCATGCAGAGCTTCAGCTTGGTCCTTAACATGAGCAGCACTTGTTGGAATTTGAGCTGCATTATAGCCTTCTGACTAAGCATATAGAATGAATAAATCGTATACTAACACAGTCCTATCTtaattgttttcagattttGGCGACATCTTTTTCCAACATGAGGGAATGTCCCTTTTGCCTTAATTATATAATTTGTAATGTACTGTAAATGGCACTAACTTGAGACCTTGATTAAACTTTGCTTCAGCAAAGTACTTAAGCCAGTCTCAGCCATAGCAAAGATAGTTTTGTCAGTACACCTAAGTCCTGACCCTCGTATCGGATTTTAGTCTGCTTTGGTTTTGACAGCTGCTGTTCAATGTAATTTAAACTTTCAAGTAGGCTTATTGTCCCTTCTAGTGATTACTGAAGTAGATGATGCTCTTCATGCAGAAACCGTTATTACTATTGATTTCAAAGGCATGTGGCTTATGGAAGCTTGCTCTAATGAGTCTTTGTTCAGGATGAGTTAATATTACAGGATGTAGTTACATGGCTGAAATTTGAATAGTCAAACATGTGCTGTTGTTACATGGGATAAATAATGCATGGTGAAGTTGATAATAAAACTAATGCACTTGAAAGAGCCAGAATGTTAttaatgacttttttatttcttagatTTGTGCAGCTAATTTTGGTGACGTTTGTAATGCAGTTGGGCAAGAAGCCACAGAAAGACTGCTGGTATGTAAAAATCGAAATCCATTTGCAAGACTTGTATTTCTCAGATCAAAAGGTTTAATAATGAGCTCTTTTACTGTCTTCTCTGTAAATTAATCAAtgtgcatgcatttttttttaaattgatttggCTAAGGATTTGGTTGCGATTACGTTGCAAAACTGGGaataaatagaaaagagaagatcttgttttgcagaacatttttgaaaatgtaattgacagcatatatatacacacacacacacatgctttaGGATTACTGACTCTTCCCCCCCCTCGAACTAGATGATCAGTCAAGTTacaatttcaggaaaaataggCCATTAATAATTCTTTCTATTCTTTCCTAGCACATATAGTTATATATAAAATCTCAATGAAGTAAATGGGAGACAGATAGGTTTTTCCAATTTCTTCAGTTAATATGTTTTTAACCTGTCCCCGCTTCTTCTACTTTTCACTTATTTTATCCTCTCTTGTGTTATCATTGTCTCCAGTTTCCAAACAAATACCTTGATAGTAAGTTGCTGCAGTCTCTGTTTAGTCTTTAATTAGTCttagttttgcttatttttggCAGATTCCCAAGTTCTTTGAACTCTGTTCTGATAGTGTTTGGGGAATGAGAAAAGCTTGTGCTGAATGCTTTATGGCAGTGTCTTACACCACATCCCCAGAAGTTCGCAGAAGCAAACTATCCCCGCTGTTTATCAGTCTTATTAGTGACACTTGCAGATGGGTAAGTAACTCACTCTATAATTTATGCATCTTCCCGGGCAGATCATGCACAAATAGTGGACAAGTCAGAAGTGTGCTGTAAAAGTTCTCTAAATTTGCAGAGATTAGAGTCTAACCTACTAAAATCTAGTCTCTTCTGATAAGATATGTCTTATTTTTTCTCACTCTCTTATGACTTAGAATTTCTatcaacaggtttttttttataagtgtAAACACACTTCTGAGAATAGGTTGCTTGTGTTAAAGGTATTAGTTGAAGAAGACAGTGATGTCCTTCCAGTtcacaacttttaaaaaatttccttgCTATGATGGTAATACATGCGTAATATTCTAACACCCTTTGCTTAGCTGTCACTTATTTGGTAATTGATAATTGGTTATATTTGGTATTAAATGAAGCTGTTATAGTAAGAACCAATTGGTTCTTACTGTAAAAAATTGAaccaaatttttgtttttcagcattaaCTCTGAGAGTTGTGTGAATCCTGACTGTTGTCTTTATACTATGACAGGTTCGTCAGGCTGCTTTTCAGTCTCTTGGCCCGTTTATTTCTACCTTTGCAAACCCTTCCAGTGCTGGTCTTTACATTCGAGAAGATGGAACGCTGAGTATCCGTCCATCAACGCAAGATGTGAATTCCAATTCCTGTCAGCCAAGCAACAATATAACTTTAATGTCCTCCAGTACAAATACTGCATTGTCCAGGTAAAATCATGGGAAAGATGTGGCGTAGcggaagggagaagaaaaaagataattttttgttGCTCTTCAGGGCTAAAAATCTCAACTTGAGAATATAATTCCAGAAAAGATATGAAGAGTGAGATCACACATGTGTCTATTTGAGTGTAGCCACTTTATTGAAAAATTCGGTTTTATGGCTTCACAGGAGGGTAAAGGGAAAACTGGCGAAGTAAAGCATGGTGGTAACATAAATTCtgtctttctgcagagaaaataaacttcTGTAGTTGATGCTGTCTTTTATGAagtatttcactgaaaactACTGTTACAGAGTACTGGAAATTTTATTTGGATAACTGTGTGTGTCTGTTACCAGTTCAGAACAACCAATGGAAGTCAAATCAGAATCATCGACTGAGGAGACTTCAGCTGAAGTTAATACAAAGGTCTCAGTTGAGAACCTAAAAGATACACGGGAAGAAAGTTCAGATTGTTGTACCAGTCGTGGAGAAGATGTGTCTCGATTGTCTCATGGTGACAAAGTTGCTGCTGGTGTCATAGAAGTCACTAAGGACAGCAGTTTTCCTGGAACAAACTCAAGGCTACAGTCTGCTGAGGACGTATTTAATACTTTCCTATACTGGCGCCCTCCTCTGCCTGATATAAGTCAGGATCTGGAGTTGCTTCAGTTCAAGAGTGAAAAGCACAAAGATAGCTGCTCTGTGCCGTGTAATAACTGTGTTGCTagtagtgaaataaaaaaagttctaGAAAGCTTACAAGAGCACATAGATGATCCAGATGTTCAAGGTGAGACTCTGTAACAgtaaaatcatgttttctctgAGCAGGTTTTCTCCTGGTCTTTACAAAACCCTTGACTGCTTTTTAATTGGCCTGTTATTCATAAGGTGATGAGACGACTTTGAGTAGTAAATTATAGTAGAAGGTTATTCAACAGCCTTTTTCACAAGACTAGAGTTATTTCTAGGACAGTTGGGGAAGTGTTCCTAGCTCCTGTTTGCATGAAATAAATTGGATCTaactacaaaagggaaaaaagcttgttgaaattttttaaaactgtgtttcattttaaatactgtaacTAAGTACTGTGGTTTTGGGGACAGAGCTACCTGTTATCAGCTGACTTCAGTTAGTATTTGGTTGAGTGAGAATGGCCTGAATTTCAAGTCATCTTTCCTTAGCCTCCTCTTACAAGCCTGCTGATGAACATGCTGAAGTGATGATAGCCTGACAGTCGGATGCATTTGTGTTTCCTGGGCCAAAACCCTCTTGACAAGCCCATCATCCATAGTCAGCTCAGTTTCTTGTTCAACTGAGTCTCTTGAGTGCTCCAGTGAATTAACAGTTTTCATCTGCCTGttcattcatttcttctctgcatGCAAAGTCACATCTGCAGGAACTGCAGCATCATTTGGATTCCTTGCTGTAGGAGTAGTGAGTAGAAAGCTGACTGGTAGCGTGGCATGTTCAGGTCGCTCCCCATGACCATTCAGAAAGGtaccaggaaaataaaaaattcttcacatGTGAGAGGCAAAGGATCAGAAAGGGAAAGATTTAAAAGAGGAAGAggtgaaaaaattaaaaacagtaaaggaaaaagtggaaatggaaatgaatggacgaaaggaggaaaaaagtgtaaatgagttttggaaagaaaaggcagagagtaaaagcagaaggaaaacagcaaaaaaccaTTATGTGGAACTAAGACAAATAGAGAGATGTTAGCTTGACAGCTATGCAGTGAGAAATGAGGGGTTTGGAGAAGCATGGGAGAAAACAGTGAAGAAGATtttgtccccccacccccacccagCAATGACTTTAGCAGAACAGTCTTGCTTCCTTTCTCAGAGTAAGGAGACGTGGATGTTAGttcctgttttcctcctgctctaACTGCTAAAACACTCATAATTATGCCTGTAATCCCGTTCCCGTTATTTCCAAAGTATTCTTCACCTTTAAAATATGCTCTAATGTTTTGTCTTAAGACTGTACTCGCTGGAGGTTTGTGCAGATGTAGCGATCTCAAAGTTTCTGCGTTCTGAACTCTTAGTAACTTCATGTTCTTAGCAGGAAGGTTGCATAATGTGCAAATGCAGCTTGTCCTGACTTTACTGGTGATACAGTGGTAAACCCAACCTTTTGTTTTCTATCTCCTTGGGCAAAATGGTTCAGAGATGGTTTGACTAACTCCCTCCCTGGATAAagtttttctcagaaatgttttaaatgcacATTGATGCCTTTTCCAGGCAGTTGAATCAATTTAAGTGTATAACAAAagaatttgtattaaaatatttgacagTATGAAGAATGGGAGGTGAGCCAGTGTGCTGTGATGCCTCGTTACAGGGAATTATTAGAAATATCTTCCAGCAGTAGAAAATAGTAGGCTAATAttgctgaaaatgttaataCATCCAAATCATTGCTCTTAATTTATGTGAAGGTTTTGTGGTAGAGTAATGGGCCTTTCCTTACTAAGAGCAAATGTTTGCTAATGTACCATTTCTGTGCAGCTCAGACTGGGCTTCGTTTTAGCTCTTCAGATTTAACTACAAGTGTAATGCTTTTAAGTGCAGAAGGGAGACTAAAACAGTCTTCTTTTGCTTTATACAGCTCAGGTCCAAGTATTGTCCGCTGCTCTCAGAGCTGCTCAGTTTGATTCTGTTGGTGActatgagacaaaaaaaatggaagaaagcagTGGCAAACTTCAgaacaaaagtatttcagatgAAACAGCTGGTTCAGATGCTACCTGCAACCAGGTGGAGGAGGACAGTGTTTCATCCCCTGCCTCCCAGGATATCAGTGACCAGTCTACCACCAGTATACTGAAAAGCACAGTAAGTACCCATTGTGCTTCATGTCTGAAGTGAATTCTTACCTGCGTAAGTGCTCTGTGTGTTCATGTAGTCCCTGGCATAATTGACGCACTTCTGATCTAAAGCCTTTGAACATTACACCATAACTATCATGTGctacttattttaattaaaaaaacttttgagagctattatttctgtttgcacaCAAATTACTTAAGAGTTAAAAGTTTTGCGGTAgtcttgcaggtttttttcagattaaatgtACCGAGTACAGTCTCACCTCTTCCTGTAATGAATCTAAAATTAGCGTTTATCTCCAGACAGAAGACTGAATCAGGTGGCGAGACATACACAGTTCCTGGTTACTATTTCTTGATTATAATGTACAGATAGGagtaaaaagaattttttgtaCAGTATTTAATGTTGCTGGAGCTAATTgtgaaatataaagaaaaactcTTTGTGTCTGTGAACAGAAATGGCACATAAAACCTgtacaaacaaaaatgtaaaatatggtGTGAACTTTCGAGCTTTGTACGGTTTTGGTCTTTTAAACCTTTTAATTCTTCCAAAGTGTTCTGTTGATATTTGGGGAGAGGTGTATGCTTCATAATTTGATAGGCTTGGCAGTTTCCAGCAGTATGTTCTAAAATAAGGAAAGCTTTTATCATGGTATTCACTTGGAGCAATTGCTAAGCTGTCTTGTTTAATATAATTTGAATTCATGCCAAGAATAAAAGCTATTTAAGAGTATAGTAAAAGTAACAATCCAAAACCTGTATGAATGTTGAGTTTATTGTGTTAAATTAGATTGCTTTTTTTAGAAGTGAATCTAACTACTGTTCCCCTTGTTGCTGCTAGGGTCTTAATAGTGTGTGTCTAAGTGTACAACTCTGGCTTTTTGTACTTGTATAAACACACTGAATAAGGCTTTGCCTGTACAAGGCGTTGTCTGTAAAAGGCTATTCTGTATCTGAATTGCATTGTTCTGTAGTGTGATGCTTTGGAATATCCCAAACAGCAGTAAGTCTAATTAATTTCACTAGCTAGTACGTCCTTTTACAGGACTCAGAGGAGCAACACAGAGGAACcactgtgtttttaaagaaagagcaagagaataATCCACCATTTGAAGATGACAAGTCAAAATTACAGGTGATTAAAATAGCATCTAACTGCTTTAGTGGAGTACCGGATACAGTTGATTTTATCCTTAATACAGTGATAGCTTTTGCAGTTGATCAGTTGCAGAATGTGAAGAAATGCTCTAGGCATTTAAGGAGAACTCTATTTTGAATCTGAAAGCTAGAAAAATTCTGTTGCCTTTTTGGTGCCTTAGAGGCAATCTGTGCAACCGAGGTATGCACTGACTATACTGTTTGGTCACTGCGTTTACTGTTTGTCTTCAGCAAAGAAGTTTTCGGTTTTGTTTGCTGCAACACATTGATAAAGTAATAATTACAGTTCATTGCTGACTGCTTGATCCTAATGAGAGAACAAATAACTATAGGGGTCATTTACGCTTTGTAAAGCCAGCGCACAAAAGGAGCGTCTTGCCactgtgtgtgttttgctgCCAGCTGCTTGGTAGCAAGAGAATACTGTAACACGACaggtgtattttctttctgatgttaAATTAAAGTGTGTATTGCTGATGTACTGTCTCTTAATCTATAGGATATCATACCTCAGCCTTTATTAGACCAGTACTTGTCAATGACCGACCCAGCTCGAGCCCAGACTGTTGATACTGAAATAGCCAAGCACTGTGCGTATAGTCTTCCTGGGGTGGCCTTAACGCTGGGCAGGCAGAACTGGCACTGCCTGAAAGATACATACGAGACGCTGGCCTCAGATgtacaggtaaaaaaaaaggtttttttcatgaTAAATCAGAATTTTGAGTAGCTTTTCTGTTCGATTTGGTGCACTGAAGTTATAACATCGTATACTTTCTGACAAGGGATTAAATGTgcactaaaaatataaaagtcaAGATTTAAATCAGACTTCGTAAATATGATCAGCACTTTCTACTGCTGTGTAACTAGCCCTGTTTCTTCTACTTTATCAGTACTCAGGTATAGTTTTaaagcttctttattttggttatgGTGCCTAATCTAGTTCACTTTGTAAACTGTTTGCAGTGGAAGGTACGTCGGACGCTAGCTTTCTCCATACATGAACTGGCAGTTATTCTGGGGGATCAGCTAACAGCCGCTGATCTGGTGCCCATTTTCAATGGATTCTTGAAAGATCTGGATGAAGTGCGTATTGGTGTTCTTAAACATCTGTATGACTTTCTAAAGGTaggaaagtaatttaatttctcaagataatttttttttttctgactccATTATATTAAGAGAGTTTTTTAATGAGATGTACAGGTATCAATATCTAATTACATGTTTAGTTTTGTGCAATACTgccattttgtgtgtgtatttattgcttttttaagGTCCCTCACTTCTGTCTCCATCCCAACGAACTATCAAAACTGAAAACCCTTTGTAAATGTGGTTGCAAATGTTCCTAGCTGTTGTAAAGGAATTAGTATTTTGTGCAGTCCTGGAAAGTTGGACCATTAGCAATTTACGTTTGGGGCTGGGAGAGAAGAGAACAGATCCTGGTGGGCTGCTGCATGATAAACACAAATCCTTAGTTTTTGGTTGCTCAGTCTTAAGTCCAGAGAAGGTGCTTTGACGGGTATCCTTGCAGAAGCGATGACCTAAAGTACACTCAGTC comes from Nyctibius grandis isolate bNycGra1 chromosome 19, bNycGra1.pri, whole genome shotgun sequence and encodes:
- the LOC137672279 gene encoding serine/threonine-protein phosphatase 4 regulatory subunit 1-like isoform X2, producing the protein MAVGFEDYGPDCESMRITAFLDIPGQDNLTPLARLEKYAFSDNIFNRQIIARGLLDVFRDFSNNEEDFLTVMEIVVRLSEDAEPTVRTELMEQIPPIAIFLQESRPKFPTAFFEYLMPIVVRYLTDVNNQVRKAGQEALLILLEQDLVAQSDIENKVCPILLDLSAPDSDDEYKVEAVNIICKMASMLNRTTVEHMLLPRFCELCSDGKLFQVRKICAANFGDVCNAVGQEATERLLIPKFFELCSDSVWGMRKACAECFMAVSYTTSPEVRRSKLSPLFISLISDTCRWVRQAAFQSLGPFISTFANPSSAGLYIREDGTLSIRPSTQDVNSNSCQPSNNITLMSSSTNTALSSSEQPMEVKSESSTEETSAEVNTKVSVENLKDTREESSDCCTSRGEDVSRLSHGDKVAAGVIEVTKDSSFPGTNSRLQSAEDVFNTFLYWRPPLPDISQDLELLQFKSEKHKDSCSVPCNNCVASSEIKKVLESLQEHIDDPDVQAQVQVLSAALRAAQFDSVGDYETKKMEESSGKLQNKSISDETAGSDATCNQVEEDSVSSPASQDISDQSTTSILKSTDSEEQHRGTTVFLKKEQENNPPFEDDKSKLQDIIPQPLLDQYLSMTDPARAQTVDTEIAKHCAYSLPGVALTLGRQNWHCLKDTYETLASDVQWKVRRTLAFSIHELAVILGDQLTAADLVPIFNGFLKDLDEVRIGVLKHLYDFLKLLHADKRREYLYQLQEFVVTDNSRNWRFRYELAEQLILILELYNPNDVYDYLRHIALTLCSDKVSEVRWISFRLVVAILQKFYANNAHALGLNFINELVVRFRHCSKWVGRQAFAFICQAVVEEECMPVDQFVEHLLPSLLSLASDPVPNVRVLLAKALRQTLLEKAYFKSVGNPHLEAAEETILALQSDRDQDVSFFATVKLKQGNMDNTTIEKQN
- the LOC137672279 gene encoding serine/threonine-protein phosphatase 4 regulatory subunit 1-like isoform X1, producing the protein MAGIPLYFVDLQDDLDDFGFEDYGPDCESMRITAFLDIPGQDNLTPLARLEKYAFSDNIFNRQIIARGLLDVFRDFSNNEEDFLTVMEIVVRLSEDAEPTVRTELMEQIPPIAIFLQESRPKFPTAFFEYLMPIVVRYLTDVNNQVRKAGQEALLILLEQDLVAQSDIENKVCPILLDLSAPDSDDEYKVEAVNIICKMASMLNRTTVEHMLLPRFCELCSDGKLFQVRKICAANFGDVCNAVGQEATERLLIPKFFELCSDSVWGMRKACAECFMAVSYTTSPEVRRSKLSPLFISLISDTCRWVRQAAFQSLGPFISTFANPSSAGLYIREDGTLSIRPSTQDVNSNSCQPSNNITLMSSSTNTALSSSEQPMEVKSESSTEETSAEVNTKVSVENLKDTREESSDCCTSRGEDVSRLSHGDKVAAGVIEVTKDSSFPGTNSRLQSAEDVFNTFLYWRPPLPDISQDLELLQFKSEKHKDSCSVPCNNCVASSEIKKVLESLQEHIDDPDVQAQVQVLSAALRAAQFDSVGDYETKKMEESSGKLQNKSISDETAGSDATCNQVEEDSVSSPASQDISDQSTTSILKSTDSEEQHRGTTVFLKKEQENNPPFEDDKSKLQDIIPQPLLDQYLSMTDPARAQTVDTEIAKHCAYSLPGVALTLGRQNWHCLKDTYETLASDVQWKVRRTLAFSIHELAVILGDQLTAADLVPIFNGFLKDLDEVRIGVLKHLYDFLKLLHADKRREYLYQLQEFVVTDNSRNWRFRYELAEQLILILELYNPNDVYDYLRHIALTLCSDKVSEVRWISFRLVVAILQKFYANNAHALGLNFINELVVRFRHCSKWVGRQAFAFICQAVVEEECMPVDQFVEHLLPSLLSLASDPVPNVRVLLAKALRQTLLEKAYFKSVGNPHLEAAEETILALQSDRDQDVSFFATVKLKQGNMDNTTIEKQN